From the Teredinibacter turnerae T7901 genome, one window contains:
- the thrC gene encoding threonine synthase yields the protein MKYISTRGQAPALNFEDVVLTGLATDGGLYVPETLPEFSQEEIASWAGLSYEALALKIISPFVEGEIPEADLKRLIAASYKTSADKGFRHEAIAPLVQTGHNEWVLELFQGPTLAFKDFALQFLGHLLDYVLKKRDQKVVIMGATSGDTGSAAIEGCRDCENVDIFILHPYQKVSDVQRRQMTTVLEDNVHNIALQGNFDDCQNMVKASFADQSFLPEGRQLVAVNSINWARIMAQIVYYFYAGLALGAPHRPVSFSVPTGNFGDIFAGYLAKRMGLPIEQLVIATNSNDILHRCISENDHSKQALVHSLSPSMDIMVSSNFERMLFDLHGRDGNKIGALMETFKSEGSMVLDDAVLAEARALFSSYRVGDDETVDVIRSVFESTEYLLDPHTAIGVQAARQTRRNNSTPMVCLATAHPAKFPEAVKQAGQTSDPALPFHMQDLFTREERYQVIADDLSQVQLFIRENISG from the coding sequence GTGAAATATATCAGCACGCGTGGGCAGGCTCCTGCGCTCAATTTTGAAGATGTGGTTTTAACCGGGCTGGCGACCGACGGCGGCCTTTACGTTCCAGAAACGCTACCGGAGTTCTCGCAGGAAGAGATCGCCTCGTGGGCGGGCCTCAGCTACGAAGCACTTGCATTAAAAATTATCAGTCCGTTTGTAGAGGGCGAAATACCTGAAGCCGACCTAAAAAGGCTCATCGCCGCATCATACAAAACCAGTGCAGACAAGGGCTTTCGTCATGAGGCGATCGCACCTTTGGTGCAAACCGGGCACAACGAGTGGGTGCTAGAGCTGTTCCAAGGGCCTACTCTGGCATTCAAAGACTTCGCACTGCAGTTTTTGGGGCACCTGCTTGATTACGTGCTGAAAAAACGGGATCAGAAAGTCGTAATTATGGGTGCCACCTCCGGCGATACCGGGTCTGCAGCAATCGAAGGTTGCCGTGATTGCGAGAATGTGGATATTTTTATCCTTCACCCCTATCAAAAAGTGTCGGATGTGCAGCGTCGTCAAATGACCACGGTGCTTGAAGACAACGTGCACAATATTGCCTTGCAGGGCAACTTTGACGATTGCCAGAACATGGTGAAGGCCAGTTTTGCGGATCAATCGTTTTTACCTGAAGGGCGCCAGCTGGTCGCGGTAAACTCCATCAACTGGGCGCGCATCATGGCGCAAATTGTTTACTACTTTTACGCTGGCCTGGCATTGGGCGCGCCTCATCGGCCTGTGTCTTTTTCTGTACCTACGGGAAATTTCGGCGATATATTCGCGGGTTATCTTGCCAAGCGTATGGGCCTGCCAATCGAGCAGCTGGTTATTGCCACCAACAGCAACGACATTCTTCATCGCTGTATCAGTGAGAACGATCACTCGAAGCAAGCTTTGGTGCACTCGCTGTCGCCTAGTATGGATATCATGGTTTCCAGTAACTTTGAACGTATGTTGTTCGATTTGCACGGTAGAGACGGCAACAAAATCGGCGCTTTGATGGAAACATTTAAATCTGAAGGCTCCATGGTGTTGGATGATGCGGTGCTGGCTGAGGCTCGTGCTTTGTTCAGCAGTTATCGCGTAGGCGATGATGAAACAGTCGATGTGATTCGATCTGTATTTGAGTCGACCGAATATCTGCTCGACCCGCACACTGCGATTGGCGTGCAGGCGGCGCGTCAGACGCGTCGCAATAACAGTACGCCCATGGTTTGCCTAGCAACTGCCCATCCGGCGAAGTTCCCAGAAGCAGTAAAACAAGCAGGGCAGACCTCGGACCCTGCGCTCCCGTTTCATATGCAGGACCTGTTCACTCGCGAAGAGCGGTATCAGGTAATTGCAGATGATCTGTCTCAGGTTCAATTGTTTATCCGCGAAAACATTTCAGGCTAA
- the recJ gene encoding single-stranded-DNA-specific exonuclease RecJ, with translation MQATSKIIRRRQSAPQQLNHLNVYAPLLQRVLSSRGITHPQQLDYQLANLLKPGAMRGLEAAVALLADILTRGGRVCILGDFDADGATSTALAVRCLRAFGCQHVDFLVPNRFEFGYGLTPEIVEVVKTLAPDLLITVDNGIASLDGVAAAQAYGMQVLVTDHHLPGEILPSAEVIVNPNQLHCDFASKNLAGVGVIFYVMNGLRAHLRAQGWFARKGLQEPNMAQFLDLVALGTVADVVPLDSNNRTLVAQGLNRIRAGRCCAGIRALFEIGRRPLARLQASDLGFVAGPRLNAAGRLDDMSLGIRCLLADSESEARELAAELDELNRERRSIEQSMQREALLHLDKLLAAERDWPLAICLYQEDWHQGVIGILASRIKDRAHRPTIVFAEADDATLKGSGRSIPGIHLRDLLDAVATRHPGLLTKFGGHAMAAGLSLAKRDLDRFRLALVEETSRLLEGEAPAAEILTDGELQAEDFSLAVARSLAELGPWGQAFPEPCFDGKFRVVNQRIVGEKHLKLVVTPGDYSGLVLDAIAFNVDLNVWPDSSIQWVELVYQLNVNEFRGEESLQLMVEQITPL, from the coding sequence ATGCAAGCCACCAGCAAAATTATTCGTCGTCGCCAGTCCGCCCCTCAACAACTAAATCACCTTAACGTTTATGCCCCGCTACTGCAGCGAGTGCTCAGTTCTCGCGGCATCACTCATCCGCAACAGCTAGATTACCAGCTTGCAAATCTACTAAAACCTGGGGCGATGCGCGGGCTGGAGGCTGCAGTTGCACTTTTAGCGGACATTCTCACGCGTGGGGGAAGGGTCTGTATCCTGGGAGATTTTGATGCGGATGGTGCCACCAGCACTGCGTTGGCGGTTCGTTGCTTGCGGGCGTTTGGATGCCAGCATGTAGACTTTTTGGTACCTAACCGCTTTGAGTTTGGCTATGGGTTAACGCCAGAAATTGTCGAAGTGGTGAAGACGTTGGCACCGGATCTATTAATAACGGTGGATAACGGCATTGCGAGCCTGGACGGAGTCGCCGCCGCGCAGGCCTATGGTATGCAGGTGTTGGTGACTGACCACCATTTGCCAGGCGAGATATTGCCGAGCGCCGAGGTGATAGTGAATCCTAACCAACTACACTGCGATTTTGCCAGTAAAAATCTGGCGGGCGTTGGGGTTATCTTCTATGTGATGAATGGTTTGCGGGCGCATCTGCGTGCCCAGGGTTGGTTCGCGCGCAAAGGCCTGCAAGAACCAAATATGGCGCAGTTCCTCGACTTAGTCGCTTTGGGTACGGTTGCCGATGTGGTTCCCTTGGATAGTAATAATCGCACGCTAGTGGCACAGGGGCTCAATCGTATTCGAGCTGGGCGCTGCTGTGCTGGCATTCGCGCCTTGTTTGAAATAGGTCGACGCCCGCTTGCGCGGCTGCAGGCTTCCGATCTCGGTTTTGTGGCTGGTCCACGTCTCAATGCTGCTGGCCGTTTGGATGACATGTCCCTCGGTATTCGTTGCCTGCTCGCTGACAGCGAGTCTGAGGCACGCGAACTTGCCGCAGAGCTGGATGAACTCAATCGCGAGCGGCGTTCAATTGAACAATCAATGCAACGGGAGGCGCTGCTGCATCTCGATAAGTTGTTGGCTGCGGAGCGCGACTGGCCATTGGCGATCTGCCTGTACCAGGAGGATTGGCACCAGGGTGTTATCGGGATTCTGGCCTCGCGTATTAAAGACCGTGCCCATCGCCCGACGATTGTGTTTGCCGAGGCTGACGATGCAACGCTCAAGGGCTCGGGGCGTTCGATTCCTGGCATACACCTGCGCGACCTGCTGGATGCGGTGGCAACGCGGCATCCCGGCCTGCTCACCAAATTCGGTGGGCACGCAATGGCGGCAGGGCTATCGCTCGCAAAACGGGATCTGGACAGGTTTCGGCTGGCGCTTGTGGAAGAAACATCACGGCTGCTCGAAGGCGAGGCGCCTGCGGCCGAAATTCTTACTGATGGTGAGCTTCAGGCAGAGGACTTTTCTCTCGCTGTAGCTCGATCGCTCGCAGAGCTCGGCCCTTGGGGGCAGGCGTTTCCTGAACCCTGTTTCGATGGCAAATTCCGGGTTGTAAACCAGCGCATTGTTGGTGAAAAACACCTCAAGCTGGTCGTGACTCCCGGTGACTATTCCGGTTTGGTGTTGGATGCGATTGCTTTTAATGTGGATTTAAATGTATGGCCGGACTCGTCGATACAATGGGTCGAGCTTGTCTATCAGCTTAACGTGAACGAGTTTCGCGGTGAGGAGAGTTTGCAGTTGATGGTCGAACAAATAACGCCGCTATAA